The Streptomyces sp. V3I7 genome segment CAAGAAGTCCGGCTACGGCAAGGACCTCTCCGCGTACGGCTTCGACGACTACACGCGCATCAAGCACGTGATGACGTCGCTCGACAGCTGACGTAGACACACCTGCGGCACCTGACGCAGCCGCACCTTCCCGCGGCCGGCGTACCCCTGACACGGCCCCGGACGGACCACGATCCGTCCGGGGCCGCGTGTCCTTCCTGAACCGCCTTGGTGAAGAGCGGATTTGTGCGTAGCTGCCGGGCCGCCCTTCCTCCTACGATGGAGGCCACCGTCGGGGGAGGGTGGACGTGACGCGCACTACACCGCAGGGCAACGGGCGCCGCCTGGAGGACTCGATCGCCTGGGCGGTCCGCAACGCGGACGGGGTCGTCGCCATCGGCGTCGCCCTCACGGTCGGGATCATGGACGTCCTCGACCAGAACATGGACTCCAACATCGTCTCCGGAGCCACCCTGCTCGTCCTCGCCGCCCTCGTCTTCGGGTCGCTGACGGAGCGCCGGCGCCGGGTGGCCGACATACAGACCGCCGCCGAGGGCACCAGCCGCGCCATCGAGGACCTGGCCATGGTGCGCACACTGTCCGGCGCGGAGGTCGGCCTCGCGCACGAACGCGCCCGGCGCAGCACCACCCGATGGGTCTTCCGCGGCGGCACCGGCACCTACCTGCGCGCCGTCACTCTGCCCCAGTGCGTGCTGGAGGCCCAACGGCAGCGCCGCTCCCTCAGCATGAAGATCGACATCGTCAACCCCGCCGACGAACAGGTCTGCGCCGCCTACGCCCGCTTCCGCCGCACCTTCGGACACGGCCTCGACCTCGCGGAATGGACCACCGAACGCACCCGCAAGGAGTCGTACGCCACCGTGGTCGCCGCCGCCTGGCACCGGCAGCGCCTCGACACCCTGGAGATCGACGTCCACCTCTCCTCGGTCGCACCCGCCCTGCGCTTCGACCTCTCCGACAGCTGCCTGATCATCACCCAGGACGACCCACGCCGCGTCAGCCTCGCCGTCGAACGCGACCGCCCCCTGTACGACTACTACGTCACCGAGCTGCACCAGAGCCGTGAACAGGCGGTCAAGCTCGACCTCAGGGAGGCCACCGAACTGGCCGACGAACCAACCGTCGACGAGGTCAGACGACTGCTCGACCGGCTCGGTCTGCCCCTGCCGGCGAGCTTCACCGACCGTGACGTCAGCGACATCATCGACAAGGCGCTCCACGCGGAGGATCCCTACCGCAGGTGAGCGCCGTGTTCCGGCCAAGGGGGGACGTGATGGACTACCCGGCCCTGGAACGGGCCGCCCGGCGGGAAGCCGCCGCCGACCTGCTGCGCCACGCCACATCGGAACTCGACCGGATCGTCTCGGGCCACCGCCCCCTGCGCGCGGTCCGCCACCCGCTGGGCTTCGTCTGCCTGCCCATCCTGCGCCAGGGCGACGACGGGGCCTGCGTGCACGTCTTCGGCACCAGAACAGCGGGGGAGGGGCCGGACGAGACCGCTGCCGCCCAAGTCCACTGCCACAGCTGGGACTTGCTCAGCACCGTCCTGTACGGCGAACTGGGCAACCTGCGCATGGACGTCGACGACACCTCCGGCGCGCCCACGCACCGCGTCTTCGAGGTGTTCAGCCACCCCACGGGTCTCGACGAACTCCGGCCCACACAAAGGCTGGTGCGCTGCCGCCCCGGCGCCGAGCAGACCAGCGCGCGCGGCCAGACGTACGCCCTCGCCGCGGGTGAGTTCCACACCACGGTGGTGCGGGACGGCCGTCCCACCGCCACTCTGGTACTGGGCCGCAGCCTGCCCGGCCGGGTGGACCTCTCCCTGGGTCCCCTGACGGCCCCCGGACACCGCATGCTCCGCCGTGCCTGCGACGCGACCGAGACCGCCCGGATCGCTCGGGCCGCCCTCAGGAGGATCCATGAGCACGAACCCTGACCCCGCGCCCCCAGCCGGCCCGGCCGGCCGCTTCGCCCGCGAACACCGCACGGCGGTCGCCGCCGCCGAGGAGGCCGGCTCACTCCTGCGGTCCCGCTTCCCGGACGGCTTCGCCGCCCGCCCCAAGGGCGAACTCGGTGACGTCGTCACCGACTTGGACCTCCTCGCCGAGCAGCTCGTGGTCGGCCGGATCCACGAACGCTTCCCGCACGACCGCATCCTCGCCGAGGAGTCCGGCGAACTCGCCGGCGACGGCGGCGGCCGCACCTGGCTCGTCGACCCCCTCGACGGCAGCAACAACGTGGTGATCGGCCTGCCCGTCTACGTCGTCGGGATCGCCCTGTGCGTGGACGACACCCCCGTCGTCGGCGTCGTCCACGACCCGGTCACCGGCCGCACCTGGTCGGCGCGCAGGGGAGCGGGCGCCCACGGCCCGGAAGGCCGCCTGGCCGCCCCCGACCGTGCCCTCGCCCCGTCCGGCCCGCTGCTCGCCTGGACCCAGGGCCACTCCGTCCCCCGCGACGACTCCACGGCCTGCGTCCTCAAACACGCCCTGGAGCTGCGCTGCCGCCGCCTGCTCCAGCTCTGGGCACCCCTGGTCGCCTGGGCCATGCTCGCCCGCGGCGACATCGACGGCTTCGTCGGCTACCGCGCGGAGGCCATCGACCTCCCGGCCGGCGCCCTGCTCGCCCGCGAGGCCGGCATCGCCCTGCGGCACCTGGACGGCACGGAGTTCGGCGGCGGCTACCACGGCCCCGACACGCGCCGCTCCTTCGTCGCCGGACGCCCCGAGGTGCTGCCCCAGCTGCTCGACCTGGTCGACGGCTGCGTACAGAACCACCGCCCGGGCCTCGTCCCGCCGCGCTGACGCGGCCCACGCGGCCCTACTCGCTGAGACTGCCGTCCGGATTCCAGTCCGAGGGGATCTCCTCGGACAGGCCCAGTTCGCGGGCGCGCGCCATGATGTGCCGGCGGATCGTGTCGTGCGGATCGCGGCGGCCCCGCCCGACCGCGTGGATCGCCCGGCGCAGATCCTCCCGGCCGTGCAGCTCCGCCGAGCGGATCGGATAACTGCCGTCGGGCAGCGCCCAGCCCTGCGCAGCGCAGTAGCGGCGGGCCGCGGTATCCAGGTCACCGGCGTCCGGGGTGTCGAAGTTGCCCTTGTCCATGGGCGGAATTCCAGCACGGCGTGCGTGCCGCGCCGGGGAGACGGCGCCGCAGTGGTGGGGAAGTTCCCCTGGGGTTTCTCGTTTGGATGAGGGACGGATCAGGGTCGGGCGAGGGACGGATCAGGGTCGGGCGAGGCCCGGATCAGGGTCGGGCGAGGCCCGGATCAGGGTCGGGCGAGGCCCGGATCAGGGT includes the following:
- a CDS encoding inositol monophosphatase, giving the protein MSTNPDPAPPAGPAGRFAREHRTAVAAAEEAGSLLRSRFPDGFAARPKGELGDVVTDLDLLAEQLVVGRIHERFPHDRILAEESGELAGDGGGRTWLVDPLDGSNNVVIGLPVYVVGIALCVDDTPVVGVVHDPVTGRTWSARRGAGAHGPEGRLAAPDRALAPSGPLLAWTQGHSVPRDDSTACVLKHALELRCRRLLQLWAPLVAWAMLARGDIDGFVGYRAEAIDLPAGALLAREAGIALRHLDGTEFGGGYHGPDTRRSFVAGRPEVLPQLLDLVDGCVQNHRPGLVPPR